In one window of Paraflavitalea soli DNA:
- a CDS encoding response regulator, whose translation MEKISVLIADDHKLIRETWSYILNNDPRFMVVAECGDSEEAVEHAKNKKPQIVLMDINIAPISGFEATEKIRKLSPGSKVIGISMHSQPAYAKKMLQIGARGYVTKNSSKDEMIEAILSVHSGNKYICDEIKNNISELVLDEKQEMPNVNALTGREIEIINLIKEGQSSKEIATLLKISLKTVEVHRHNILKKLKLKNAASLVNYINNLATSL comes from the coding sequence ATGGAAAAGATCAGTGTCCTTATTGCCGACGATCATAAATTAATCAGGGAGACCTGGAGTTATATCCTCAATAATGATCCCCGGTTTATGGTTGTTGCCGAATGCGGTGATTCTGAAGAAGCAGTGGAACATGCCAAAAATAAAAAGCCTCAGATTGTGCTCATGGATATCAACATAGCCCCAATTTCAGGCTTCGAAGCTACCGAGAAGATCAGGAAACTCTCTCCCGGGTCAAAAGTAATTGGCATCTCTATGCACTCCCAGCCCGCTTATGCCAAAAAGATGTTGCAGATAGGAGCCAGGGGATACGTTACTAAAAACTCTTCCAAAGACGAAATGATAGAGGCTATCCTCTCCGTACACAGCGGCAATAAATACATTTGTGATGAGATCAAGAACAATATCTCAGAACTTGTGCTCGATGAAAAGCAGGAAATGCCCAATGTGAATGCCCTCACAGGACGCGAGATCGAGATCATTAACCTCATCAAGGAAGGACAATCCTCCAAAGAAATTGCAACCTTACTCAAAATATCCCTCAAAACAGTAGAAGTTCACCGCCACAACATCCTTAAAAAGCTCAAATTAAAGAACGCTGCCTCCCTCGTCAATTACATCAATAACCTCGCTACCAGCTTGTAA
- the infB gene encoding translation initiation factor IF-2: MAELLTPRLMAAAKEFNIGKETLVDFLVGKGFDKDELKPTSKLSEDMYRALQQEFQSDKVAKLKSDQIDLPKGSLEAKKKKEEETIVFKKDTPAPKKEEEKKEEKKEELPPQPPVVVEEPKVVAPPQPVVEEPVQPEVIKAEAPEIEGPKVFDKIDLSAIDSSTRPKKNVKKKEEEIKPEPQPEEKVEPPVVAEESKPEKKEEKEKESEPVKEKEVVAEVPEVVVVETKEEPKAPVAPVIEEKEETGPVIENIKAEKLEGPKILGKIQLPIGGDNRPKLQSQQPQPQNQGGAAAGANSDEKRKRKRIPIEKKDTQTPQQRAQHLFKKPEGTQQRQQGGGHGQQGHGGQQGQGGGQFRGGQNRGGHSGPRPGRPTITREPKEINEKEIQNKIRETQAKLAGTGGRGKSLKAKYRREKRQEHADQGADDMQDNKLQVTEFISVSELATLMDVNFAEVISKCMSLGLMVSINQRLDAEVIELVANEFGYDVEFIDMEKQMEMEEEEEEDNEEDLLPRAPIVTIMGHVDHGKTSLLDYIRSANVVAGESGGITQHIGAYEVTLANGKKIAFLDTPGHEAFTAMRARGAKVTDIAVIVVAADDAVMPQTREAISHAQAANVPMIFAINKIDKDGANPKKIYEQLAGMNLLVEEWGGKFQSQELSAKKGLNVDILLEKILLEAELLDLKANPNKGASGTIIEATLDKGRGYVATVLVQNGTLKQGDLVVSGQHFGRVKAMFNERNKRVDDAPPSTPVLILGLNGAPQAGEKFKVYVDEAEAKEVANRRAQILREQGIRTKKHITLDEIGRRLALGNFKQLNLIIKGDVDGSVEALTDSLQKLSTQEIVVSVVLKGVGAITESDVLLATASDAIIVGFNVRPSAQAARLAEGEGVEIKLYSIIYNAIDEIKSAMEGMLEPKIQEKIIANVEVRNVFKFDKATVAGCYVLDGKILRNSKIRVIRDGIVAYPKGEGQSAELASLKRFKDDVKEVPSNMECGLTVKNFSDIQVGDIIEAFEEEEVKRTL; this comes from the coding sequence ATGGCAGAATTATTAACACCCAGATTAATGGCCGCGGCCAAAGAGTTTAACATCGGTAAAGAAACACTGGTGGACTTTTTGGTGGGCAAGGGATTTGACAAAGACGAACTGAAGCCTACGTCAAAACTGTCGGAGGATATGTATCGTGCTTTGCAACAGGAGTTCCAGAGCGATAAGGTGGCGAAGCTGAAGAGTGACCAGATCGATCTTCCAAAAGGAAGCCTGGAGGCCAAGAAAAAGAAAGAAGAGGAAACCATTGTATTCAAAAAAGATACACCGGCTCCTAAAAAAGAAGAAGAAAAGAAGGAAGAGAAGAAAGAAGAATTGCCCCCTCAGCCGCCTGTAGTGGTAGAAGAGCCCAAAGTGGTAGCCCCGCCGCAACCCGTGGTGGAAGAGCCTGTTCAACCTGAGGTGATAAAAGCCGAAGCCCCTGAAATAGAAGGGCCTAAAGTATTTGACAAGATCGATCTTTCTGCCATAGACTCTTCTACAAGGCCTAAGAAAAATGTTAAGAAGAAAGAAGAAGAGATAAAGCCAGAGCCGCAGCCCGAAGAAAAAGTAGAGCCGCCCGTTGTAGCAGAAGAATCAAAGCCGGAAAAGAAGGAAGAGAAGGAAAAAGAATCAGAGCCGGTTAAGGAAAAAGAGGTCGTGGCCGAAGTACCCGAAGTTGTAGTCGTGGAGACCAAAGAAGAACCTAAGGCGCCTGTAGCACCAGTAATTGAAGAAAAAGAAGAAACCGGACCCGTTATAGAAAATATTAAAGCCGAAAAACTGGAAGGCCCCAAGATCCTCGGCAAGATCCAGTTACCAATAGGTGGCGACAATCGTCCCAAGCTGCAAAGTCAGCAGCCCCAGCCCCAGAATCAGGGCGGCGCGGCAGCAGGTGCCAACAGCGATGAAAAACGCAAGCGCAAACGTATCCCCATTGAAAAGAAGGATACCCAAACCCCGCAGCAACGTGCTCAACACCTGTTCAAAAAGCCCGAAGGAACCCAGCAACGCCAGCAGGGCGGTGGACATGGCCAGCAAGGCCATGGCGGTCAGCAAGGCCAGGGTGGTGGTCAGTTCAGGGGTGGTCAGAACCGTGGAGGCCACAGCGGTCCCCGGCCAGGTCGTCCCACCATTACTCGCGAGCCTAAAGAGATCAACGAAAAAGAGATCCAGAATAAAATACGCGAAACCCAGGCCAAACTGGCCGGTACCGGTGGTCGCGGTAAGAGCCTGAAAGCTAAATACCGTCGCGAAAAACGCCAGGAACATGCCGATCAGGGCGCCGATGATATGCAGGACAACAAGCTGCAGGTGACCGAATTCATCAGTGTAAGCGAACTCGCTACCCTCATGGATGTCAACTTTGCAGAAGTGATCAGCAAGTGTATGAGCCTCGGCCTGATGGTGTCTATTAACCAGCGCCTGGACGCAGAAGTAATTGAGCTCGTAGCCAATGAATTTGGATATGATGTCGAATTCATCGATATGGAGAAGCAAATGGAAATGGAGGAAGAGGAAGAAGAAGACAATGAAGAAGACCTCCTGCCACGCGCCCCCATTGTAACCATCATGGGTCACGTTGACCACGGTAAAACATCTTTGCTCGACTATATCCGTAGCGCCAATGTGGTGGCCGGTGAGTCCGGAGGTATTACCCAGCACATCGGTGCCTATGAAGTTACCCTGGCAAATGGCAAAAAGATCGCCTTCCTCGATACCCCGGGTCACGAAGCGTTCACCGCCATGCGTGCACGTGGTGCCAAAGTCACCGATATTGCCGTGATTGTGGTAGCCGCCGATGATGCCGTAATGCCACAAACCCGTGAGGCCATCAGCCACGCACAGGCTGCCAATGTGCCCATGATCTTTGCGATCAATAAAATCGATAAAGACGGCGCAAATCCCAAGAAGATCTATGAACAACTGGCTGGCATGAACCTCCTCGTGGAAGAATGGGGTGGTAAATTCCAAAGCCAGGAACTGAGCGCCAAAAAAGGCCTCAACGTAGACATTCTCCTCGAAAAGATATTGCTCGAAGCCGAATTGCTGGACCTCAAGGCCAACCCCAACAAGGGAGCCAGTGGTACCATCATTGAAGCTACCCTCGATAAAGGCCGTGGTTACGTGGCCACTGTACTCGTACAGAATGGTACCCTCAAACAGGGCGACCTGGTTGTATCCGGTCAGCACTTTGGCCGCGTTAAAGCCATGTTCAATGAACGTAACAAACGCGTGGACGACGCACCTCCATCTACACCAGTGCTCATCCTGGGGCTGAACGGTGCTCCGCAGGCTGGTGAGAAATTCAAAGTGTATGTCGATGAGGCCGAAGCCAAAGAAGTGGCCAACCGCCGCGCACAGATCCTGCGTGAACAAGGTATTCGTACCAAGAAACATATTACCCTCGATGAGATAGGTCGCCGTCTGGCACTGGGCAACTTTAAACAGTTGAACCTCATCATCAAGGGCGACGTGGATGGTTCCGTAGAAGCCTTGACCGACTCATTGCAGAAACTGTCTACCCAGGAGATCGTAGTGAGCGTTGTATTGAAAGGCGTGGGTGCCATCACAGAAAGTGATGTACTGCTCGCCACCGCTTCCGATGCCATCATCGTTGGTTTCAACGTACGTCCATCAGCACAGGCAGCACGCCTGGCAGAAGGCGAGGGCGTGGAAATCAAACTGTACTCCATCATCTACAACGCTATTGATGAGATCAAGAGCGCCATGGAAGGGATGTTGGAACCCAAAATACAGGAGAAGATCATCGCCAATGTCGAAGTGCGCAACGTATTCAAATTTGATAAAGCTACCGTGGCTGGATGTTATGTACTCGATGGAAAGATCCTGCGTAACTCGAAGATCCGCGTTATCCGCGACGGTATCGTTGCCTATCCCAAAGGCGAAGGCCAAAGCGCCGAACTCGCCTCACTCAAGCGCTTTAAAGACGATGTCAAAGAAGTTCCCTCCAATATGGAGTGCGGCCTGACCGTGAAGAACTTTAGTGATATTCAGGTAGGTGACATCATCGAAGCCTTTGAAGAAGAAGAAGTTAAAAGAACATTATAA
- a CDS encoding PAS domain-containing protein, translating to MVTTGIPYGNYANMPAMVRISNEQHNLLCVNKSWSQYTGLAEEELLAEGWSAILHPDDLPETAEKYEEQLKLQLPFTIEYRLKNEAGGYRWVRDAGIPRFTAQGLFDGFILTTTDIHQHKLDNEENFMKAQAINNVSDVIISTDLQFRVTVFNKAAEIMYGIEAARILGRPIRDYIDHKYPDCTREEALQELYLKDSWQGLAYYERADGKVTYMHCSLVFIKDQEGRRIGIAGIHRDITSLREAEAARFRQEQLLLLEKQVLEMNALPGISLKTITDYFLEGIETFFPGMLCSVLTVDPEDGGLTHLSAPSISAEYTSMIRNIRPGPSVGSCGTAIYRKEPVITSDIYLDPLWDDYRYLADKFDLKACWSLPIINSRGEVLATIAAYHRVPKTPTQAELTVLERVSNLLRVIIENKNAEARIRASHERYLLVTRVTNDVVWDWDILNNDNIHWGDGFYTLFGYRPAYIRNSSGFWESCLHPDDRERVIKRLDLFITSNKSRTWEDEYRFKKANGTYALVHDRGFLIFDHEGKVNRMVGSMQDITEKRELEKQLLKQELEKQKQVAQAVVNAQEKERADIGKDLHDNVNQILTTAKLYLEMAKHEENESTTLINRCSDNIADAINEIRSISRSLVPASIGDLGLVVSIQDLVENVNSTRQLEMEFYHQGDVDATIDEKRKLMLFRIIQEQVNNVLKHAGAVRAFIGLTVDPGVINLTIQDNGKGFEPEKVKAKKGVGLSNIASRVQLFNGTINISTAPGKGCTLNINVPL from the coding sequence ATGGTCACTACCGGTATTCCTTACGGTAATTATGCCAATATGCCTGCCATGGTCCGCATCTCCAATGAGCAGCATAACCTCCTTTGTGTAAATAAAAGCTGGAGTCAATACACAGGACTGGCAGAGGAAGAGTTGCTGGCCGAAGGTTGGTCAGCTATCCTTCACCCCGACGATCTGCCCGAAACCGCAGAGAAATATGAAGAACAATTAAAGCTGCAGCTCCCCTTCACAATAGAATACCGGTTGAAAAATGAGGCAGGAGGTTATCGTTGGGTAAGAGATGCAGGCATCCCCCGGTTTACAGCGCAAGGCCTCTTCGATGGATTTATCCTTACCACCACCGATATACACCAGCATAAACTGGATAATGAAGAAAACTTCATGAAGGCCCAGGCCATCAATAATGTGTCTGATGTGATCATTTCTACCGACCTCCAGTTCAGGGTCACTGTTTTTAATAAGGCAGCCGAGATCATGTATGGAATAGAAGCAGCCCGCATACTCGGACGTCCTATCCGCGATTACATAGATCATAAATATCCCGATTGTACCCGCGAAGAAGCCCTGCAGGAACTCTACCTCAAAGATTCCTGGCAAGGACTGGCTTATTATGAACGGGCCGATGGCAAAGTCACCTACATGCACTGCTCTCTTGTGTTTATAAAAGATCAGGAAGGCAGGCGCATTGGTATTGCAGGCATTCACAGAGATATAACTTCCTTACGCGAAGCAGAAGCCGCCCGCTTCCGGCAGGAGCAATTACTCCTGTTGGAAAAACAGGTCCTTGAAATGAATGCCTTACCAGGCATTTCCCTTAAAACCATCACCGATTATTTCCTGGAAGGAATCGAAACCTTCTTCCCGGGAATGCTTTGTTCTGTTTTAACAGTAGACCCTGAAGATGGTGGCCTCACCCATCTTTCTGCCCCCAGTATTTCTGCTGAATATACCAGCATGATACGAAACATCAGGCCTGGTCCTTCAGTAGGCTCTTGCGGCACTGCTATTTATCGCAAGGAACCCGTCATCACATCAGATATTTACCTCGACCCCCTGTGGGATGATTATCGGTACCTGGCCGATAAGTTTGACCTCAAAGCCTGTTGGTCTTTGCCCATCATCAATAGCCGGGGAGAAGTATTGGCCACCATCGCTGCTTACCACAGGGTTCCCAAAACACCTACCCAGGCCGAATTGACCGTATTGGAGCGCGTGAGCAATTTGTTGCGCGTCATCATAGAAAATAAAAATGCCGAAGCCCGAATCAGGGCAAGCCACGAACGCTACCTCCTGGTTACACGCGTTACCAACGATGTCGTGTGGGATTGGGACATATTGAATAATGACAACATCCATTGGGGCGATGGCTTCTATACATTGTTCGGTTACCGTCCTGCCTATATTCGAAACTCAAGCGGTTTCTGGGAGTCCTGCCTCCATCCGGACGACCGCGAGCGCGTCATAAAAAGACTTGACCTGTTCATTACCAGCAACAAATCAAGAACTTGGGAAGATGAATACCGGTTTAAAAAAGCAAATGGAACATATGCACTCGTGCATGACCGTGGGTTTCTTATATTTGATCACGAAGGGAAAGTAAACCGTATGGTGGGATCCATGCAGGATATAACCGAAAAAAGAGAATTGGAAAAACAATTGCTGAAACAGGAACTGGAAAAGCAGAAGCAGGTAGCCCAGGCAGTTGTCAATGCCCAGGAAAAAGAAAGAGCCGATATTGGTAAGGATCTTCATGATAATGTAAATCAGATCCTCACCACCGCCAAGCTCTACCTGGAAATGGCAAAACATGAAGAAAACGAGAGTACAACACTCATCAACCGTTGTTCTGATAATATTGCCGATGCCATCAATGAGATCCGCAGCATTTCAAGATCATTGGTGCCGGCCAGTATTGGCGACCTCGGATTAGTAGTGTCAATACAGGACCTGGTCGAAAATGTCAATTCCACGAGGCAGCTGGAAATGGAATTTTATCACCAGGGCGATGTCGATGCAACGATCGATGAGAAAAGAAAGCTCATGCTTTTTCGGATCATCCAGGAACAGGTAAACAATGTGTTGAAACACGCCGGCGCAGTCAGGGCATTTATAGGTCTTACCGTAGACCCCGGGGTCATAAACCTTACCATACAGGATAATGGCAAAGGCTTTGAGCCTGAAAAAGTGAAAGCTAAAAAAGGAGTGGGGTTGTCCAACATCGCCAGTCGTGTGCAACTGTTCAACGGAACTATTAACATAAGTACAGCCCCCGGAAAGGGTTGTACACTCAATATCAATGTACCGCTATAA
- a CDS encoding peptidylprolyl isomerase, whose amino-acid sequence MKQLLTVFAALLLVTAAFAQAPRKVVADKIVGIVGDKIILRSDVYNEILDRQRRQEAIPDNAECYILEQILGMKALVLQAEKDSLLVTDDELEALLDNRIRAFIQMYGGKDNLEQIAGRTIYQIKEDFRQSIKEGKMAENMRDKIVGGLKITPQEVKEYWDKIPKDSLLFYESEVEVGEIVIYPKPSRDLEKLVMEELNDFKQQVESGRQKFETLARLYTEDGTKEVGGRMAINRTEKNWDPTFLNNAFRLKEKQVSPVFKSKFGYHIVYMESRSGDDAIVRHIIRIPKITDAEISEAVDRLDTVRAKLIAGTLTFGEAVNKYSDDENSKFTGGMHPPVTIDQLDKEMVEMMGKTNMKVGDFSKPTTFTDERKKQGVRIVYLKSRTQPHRENLKDDYDRVATRALEMKKQQALEKWFASKIPSYYLMVDSDFTHCANLSHWYQYAARAVK is encoded by the coding sequence ATGAAGCAACTTTTAACCGTATTTGCTGCCCTCTTGTTGGTAACTGCCGCGTTTGCACAGGCCCCCCGTAAAGTAGTAGCAGATAAGATCGTAGGTATAGTAGGGGATAAGATCATATTACGTTCCGACGTATACAATGAGATCCTCGACAGACAGCGCCGCCAGGAAGCAATTCCCGACAATGCTGAATGTTATATCCTGGAGCAGATCCTCGGCATGAAAGCCCTCGTATTACAGGCTGAAAAAGACTCCCTCTTGGTAACCGATGATGAACTCGAAGCCCTCCTGGATAACCGTATCCGCGCCTTCATCCAGATGTACGGCGGCAAGGACAACCTCGAGCAAATTGCAGGCCGTACTATTTACCAGATCAAAGAAGACTTCCGCCAATCCATCAAAGAAGGTAAAATGGCCGAAAATATGCGCGATAAGATCGTTGGCGGCCTCAAGATCACCCCACAGGAAGTAAAAGAATATTGGGACAAAATACCTAAAGACAGCCTCTTGTTTTATGAATCCGAAGTGGAAGTGGGAGAGATCGTTATATATCCCAAACCCAGCCGCGACCTGGAAAAACTGGTCATGGAAGAATTGAACGACTTTAAGCAGCAGGTGGAGTCGGGAAGACAAAAGTTTGAGACCCTCGCAAGATTGTATACAGAAGATGGTACCAAGGAAGTAGGTGGTCGCATGGCCATCAATCGTACCGAGAAAAACTGGGACCCCACATTTCTCAACAACGCTTTCCGTTTGAAAGAGAAACAGGTTTCTCCCGTTTTTAAATCTAAATTTGGTTACCACATCGTATACATGGAAAGCCGCTCCGGCGACGATGCCATTGTGCGCCACATCATTCGTATTCCCAAAATAACCGATGCCGAAATATCCGAAGCCGTTGATAGGCTGGATACTGTCCGCGCCAAACTCATAGCCGGTACCCTTACCTTTGGTGAGGCCGTTAACAAATACAGCGACGACGAAAACTCAAAGTTCACAGGCGGTATGCACCCTCCCGTAACCATCGACCAGCTCGACAAAGAAATGGTGGAAATGATGGGGAAGACCAATATGAAAGTGGGCGACTTCTCAAAACCAACCACCTTCACCGATGAACGCAAAAAACAGGGTGTCCGTATCGTTTACCTCAAATCAAGAACACAACCACACCGCGAAAACCTGAAAGATGATTATGACAGGGTGGCTACAAGAGCCCTCGAAATGAAAAAACAACAGGCACTCGAAAAGTGGTTCGCCTCCAAGATTCCCTCTTACTACCTCATGGTAGACAGCGATTTCACCCATTGCGCCAACCTTAGCCATTGGTATCAATATGCAGCAAGGGCTGTTAAATAG
- a CDS encoding amidophosphoribosyltransferase, giving the protein MSDEIKHECGLAFIRLRKPFSYYQQQYGTVMWGLNKLYLLMEKQHNRGQDGAGVAAVKLNVEPGYPFLNRIRSNANQPIADIFTKINNEVKELEQFQSDLLKHPGLMKGHISFIGELLLGHLRYGTQGKNNVEFCHPFIKRNTIPARNLALAGNFNLVNTDELFALINVEPGDFQKQSDLAAMMEVIHHFAVKADEESPGNLDVLKVLRKAVPLFDGGFTVGGLIGNGDSFVFRDAHGIRPAYYYMDDDVVVAASERSAIRTVFNVGENEVQELMPGMGLIVKSDGNIVVDKILEPKERRACSFERIYFSRGSDEKIYRERNALGYNLSDQILTAINHDLKNTIFSFIPNTAEVAFFGLQKGLDDYLKKVKIERILSWGKDFTEEKLAEMINRKIRVEKVAIKDVKMRTFITADTSRNEMVQHVYDITYGTVEKGKDTLVVIDDSIVRGTTLKESIVRMLARLEPKKIIVVSSAPQIRYPDCYGIDMSKLGDFIAFKAAIELMKEKGKEDCLQEIYDKCKELQRLDQLHTENLVRLVYKPFTTEEISDKIAQLITPKGLTIPVQVIFQTIESLHRACPTNTGDWYFTGNYPTPGGNRVVNKAFINYMEGKNVRGY; this is encoded by the coding sequence ATGAGTGATGAAATAAAACATGAATGCGGTTTGGCATTCATACGTTTACGCAAGCCGTTCTCCTATTATCAGCAGCAATACGGTACAGTGATGTGGGGCCTTAATAAGCTCTACCTTCTCATGGAAAAACAGCACAACCGGGGCCAGGATGGAGCCGGTGTAGCCGCTGTTAAACTCAATGTGGAGCCTGGTTACCCCTTTTTGAACCGCATCCGTAGCAATGCCAATCAACCCATTGCCGACATTTTTACCAAGATCAATAATGAGGTAAAAGAGCTGGAACAATTCCAATCCGATCTGTTGAAACATCCCGGCCTCATGAAAGGCCATATTTCTTTTATCGGAGAATTACTCCTGGGCCACCTGCGCTACGGCACCCAGGGTAAGAACAATGTGGAATTCTGCCACCCTTTTATCAAACGCAATACCATTCCCGCGCGCAACCTGGCCTTGGCGGGTAACTTCAACCTGGTCAATACCGATGAGCTGTTTGCCCTCATTAACGTAGAACCCGGTGATTTTCAGAAACAGAGCGATCTGGCTGCCATGATGGAGGTCATCCACCATTTTGCAGTAAAGGCCGATGAAGAATCCCCCGGTAACCTGGATGTCCTCAAAGTTTTACGCAAAGCAGTTCCATTATTCGATGGGGGCTTCACCGTCGGTGGCCTTATTGGCAATGGAGATTCCTTTGTCTTCAGGGACGCTCATGGCATCCGCCCTGCTTATTATTACATGGATGACGATGTGGTAGTGGCGGCTTCCGAGCGTTCTGCTATCCGTACCGTTTTCAATGTAGGTGAAAATGAAGTACAGGAGCTGATGCCAGGCATGGGGCTGATCGTTAAGTCCGATGGCAATATTGTCGTTGATAAGATACTGGAACCCAAAGAACGCCGCGCCTGTAGCTTTGAACGCATCTATTTCTCCCGTGGCAGCGATGAAAAGATCTACCGCGAAAGGAATGCACTGGGATACAACCTCAGCGACCAGATCCTCACAGCCATCAACCACGATCTTAAGAATACCATTTTCTCATTCATTCCCAATACAGCCGAAGTTGCATTTTTCGGATTGCAAAAAGGCCTCGATGATTACCTGAAGAAAGTAAAGATCGAACGCATCTTATCATGGGGTAAAGACTTTACAGAAGAGAAATTGGCCGAAATGATCAACCGCAAGATCCGGGTGGAGAAAGTGGCCATCAAGGACGTCAAAATGCGCACCTTCATCACTGCCGATACCAGTCGCAATGAAATGGTACAGCACGTATACGATATCACTTACGGAACAGTAGAAAAAGGAAAAGATACACTCGTTGTTATTGACGATTCCATTGTGCGGGGTACTACCCTCAAGGAAAGTATCGTGCGCATGCTCGCCAGGCTGGAGCCCAAAAAGATCATCGTCGTTTCTTCTGCTCCCCAGATACGTTATCCCGATTGCTATGGCATCGACATGAGTAAATTGGGTGACTTTATTGCCTTCAAAGCAGCCATTGAACTGATGAAGGAAAAAGGCAAGGAAGATTGCCTGCAGGAGATCTATGATAAGTGTAAAGAGCTGCAGCGCCTCGACCAGTTGCATACCGAGAACCTGGTGCGCTTGGTTTACAAACCATTTACGACAGAAGAGATTTCAGATAAGATAGCCCAGCTCATCACCCCCAAAGGACTTACCATTCCC